The Pseudopipra pipra isolate bDixPip1 chromosome 29, bDixPip1.hap1, whole genome shotgun sequence DNA segment TCCGCGCTCCTGgcgctgctcctgctgggcgCCGCCGCTGCGGCGCGCCCGGGGCTGCAAGGTATAACGGGGGAGctcggggcggcggcggggcggccccgacggggcggcgggacgggcggcagtcggggggcggcggcggcagcagcagcccctgtccCGGGGCCGCTGACAGCGGCTCCGCTAGCCTCGGGATAGCCGGGCAgcggggggacagggacattcATCCCCGGGGCGCAGGGCGGCCGCCGGTTCCGATGTCGGctcggggcggcgggggggggtcCTTCGGCGAGGGCTGACCGCGGAACCGGAGCTCCTCTCGGTCTGCACGGAGCAGGCGGGCACCCGTTCGGCTGCGGGACTGGGCTGTCCGCGCTCCCACCGGAGTGCCCCGGGGGCCCGGCCGTCTCTCCGGGGTCTCCCGGTCCGGCCGTCCCTCGTTGCTGCTGGGCGCGGGGGGTTCCGCGGAGCGGGATGCGGGGGAGCCCCGGCTGCAGGGCGGGCTCCGGGCCGTGACTCTGCCGGTCCCGGCGGTGCGGGGGCTCCGCGGGTCGCTCTCGGCGGCGCGGCCGGTCCTGGAGCGCCACCgcgcgggggcggccccggagACCCCGGGGCTTCCCCGGTCCCCCCGGGGAACGGCGGTCCAgggtcacccccagccccccctcgGTGTGACCGCACCGGGAATCCCTGCGGTCACCGGCGCAGCTGCGGCTGCCGGTGCGGAGGCGACCCCGGTGCTCGGCTCCCGCAGTCATTGACCTGCTGCTGGTGAGCGAGGTGCGGCAGATGGCCAGCGTGGCCCACAAGATCCGCATGGAGCTCCTGACCGTCAACGACGTGTACCTCCTGTCCACCTTCCGCCTGCCCCCCAAGCAGGGGGGGACCCTCTTCGGCCTCTACTCCAAGAAGGACAACACGCGGTGGCTGGAGGTCTCGGTCGTGGGGAAGATCAACAAAGGTGGGTGGGTGCCCCATGTGTGGGGacgggctgctcctgccccagtgCTCTGAAGGAAACAGGACTGAGTTCCTGCCGTCCAAGGGGCTCACGGGGAGCAGCAGTGGGTGCCTGCTGGTCCCGGGGTGCTGCCGGTGCCAGGGGGGAGCTGATGGCCCCTCCCCGCTCCTCCGCAGTCCTGGTGCGGTACCTGCGGGAGGACAACAAGGTGCACTCGGTCAACCTGCAGCACGCGCACGTGGCGGACGGGCAGAGCCACTCCATCATCGTGCGCCTGAGCGGGCTGCGCAGGGACACGCTGAGCGTGGAGCTCTACGTCGACTGCAAGCAGATGGACTCCAGCGTGGGGCTGCCCGAGCTGTCCGAGATCCCCCTGGCCGAGGTGGAGGCCATCGAGGTGCGCACGGGGCAGAAGGCCTACCAGAGGATGCAGGTGAGTGCTGGGGGGACTGAGACCCCCACCACCGTGCCCTTGGGGATCGGCAGAGCCCCCCCCACACTGGCTGTGTCTCCCCACGTACATCAGGGGTTCGTGGAGTCCATGAAGCTGATCTTGGGCGGGTCCATGAGCCGTGTGGGGGCTCTGAGTGAGTGCCCTTTCCAAGGAGATGAGTCCATTCACAGTGCAGGTAATGGCTTGGGGGGCTTACGGGGTCACCTGTGCGTGCTGTGGTacagggaggtggggggtgaCAGCACAGACGGgtgctcctgcctctcctggcCCAGGGTCCCCACACAGGTGGGAGCTCCAGCGCTGCTCATGTGCTGACCGGGAGTGACTGTGAGGTGATGCTGCCGGGGTGTGATGGCAGCATTTGGTAACATCTCGTCTCTCTCCTTGCAGTGACGAGTGTGCTGGCCTCCATCCTGGGTGagtccctgctctgctttccccatTCCCTGGCCTGAGGCATTTGGGGCTCCACAGAGACAGAAACCCTtccacagcctgtcccagtgccccACATAGGGTGCATCAAAAGGCACGGGTTGTGTTATGGGAAAAGAGATCCTGTGTGAACCAGGGAGGAGAAGAACAGGCTGTCAACTGCCTTGTCCTCCCAGCTCAGTGCTGGCGGGCAGAGCAGTCCTGGCCTATGTCCCCGGGGGGCTGTGTCTGTCCTGGGATTGACCTTGtcctttctgctgctggcaggtgAGCAGACCAAGGCGCTGGTCACGCAGCTGACCCTCTTCAACCGGGTCCTGTCGGAGCTGCGGGAAGACATTAGGGACCAGGTGGGACAGTGGGGGGGTACCAGCCCTCCCTGGGCTGGATTTCCCTAGAGCACGGTGCCAGCACCCCCTGATGCTCCACGCTCTGCTGCcttgcaggtgaaggagatgtCTCTGATCCGCAACACCATCATGGAGTGCCAGGTCTGCGGTGAGTGCTGGCAAGGCTCTGCCCCCACCTCAGGGGGGCACAAAGGGTCGCCTTGTCTCACCCCTCATCTGCCTGTCCTCCCCTTAGGCTTCCATGAGCACCGGTCCCGCTGCAACCCCAACCCCTGCTTCAGCGGGGTGGACTGCATGGAGACGTACGAGTACCCCGGGTACCGCTGCGGGCCCTGCCCACCGGGGCTGGAGGGCAACGGCACGCACTGCGCCGACATCGAGGAGGTGGGCACGCTCTGGGGAgaccagcagccccagcactgccggGGCAGTGCAGGCAGAGGATGCTTCCTCTCAGGAAAGGCCCTGCTGGGACGGCAGCAGCCACCCCGATGCTGTGCCCGAGGGTGAAGCCGGTCTCTCTTCCCGGTGCTGCAGTGTGCCCATGCCAACCCCTGCTTCCCTGGCTCCAAGTGCATCAACACGTCCCCCGGGTTCCGCTGTGAGCCTTGTCCCCGAGGCTATCGAGGCAACACCGTCTCTGGTGTGGGGGTGGACTATGCCAAGGCCAGCAAGCAGGTGAGTGAGGTGCCACAGGACTCCACCGGGTCCCTGTGGGTGCTCCAGACTGCGGGGCACTGCCTGTGAGGAGGGCAACTTCCCAGGGGGGCAGGAATGGGCAGGGGAAGGCCCCAGGTGAGGGTTTCTCCCACACTGCTCACAGGTTTGCACGGATATTGATGAATGCAACGATGGGAACAACGGGGGCTGCGACCCCAACTCCATCTGCACCAACACGCTGGTGAGCAGCGCTGTCCCGCTCCCTCCCTGGCTCCCGGGGCCACCCAGCTCCCCTCATCCCGCCCCTgccctctctccccctccagggCTCCTTCAAGTGTGGTCCCTGCAAGTCGGGCTTTGTGGGGAACCAAACGTCAGGCTGCATCCCCCAAAAGTCctgcagcaccaccaccaccaaccCCTGCGACATCAACGGCTTCTGCTTGTTCGAGAGAAACGGGGAGATCTCCTGTGCGGTGAgtgggggacagggctgggagggggtaCGGGGGTTATGGCAGGGGCAGCATTGGTCCTGCCagggcccttcccagcccctgaTCTCTTTTCTTCAGTGCAatgtgggctgggctggcaaTGGCAACGTGTGCGGGCCAGACACGGACCTGGACGGTTACCCCGACGAGCCCCTGCCCTGCATTGACAACAACAAGCACTGCAAGCAGGTGGGCTCCTGGAGGGGGCCCAGGGGGTGTGGGGTGCAGGggccacagcagagctgtgctccagACCTCATCTCCTCCCCTTGCCTGCAGGACAACTGCCGCCTGACGCCCAATTCCGGGCAGGAGGATGCCGACAACGACGGCATTGGGGaccagtgtgatgatgacgctGATGGCGATGGCGTCAAGAACGTGGAGGTGACTGTGCTGGGCgggtggctgtgctggtggctctggGAGAGCTTCTCCTTTTGGCTCAGGCCTGAGTCCCTCAAGATGCTTCTCTTGGGGAGCAGCAGGCTGGTGGCTCAGCATGCTGGAGACATCCTCCTACCCTGACCACTGGGGGACTGTGGCCTCTTGTCTGTGAGCCaccacagaagcagcagcatccctgtcCTCTTCCCCGCAGGACAAC contains these protein-coding regions:
- the THBS3 gene encoding thrombospondin-3 isoform X2; its protein translation is MGAPGGSALLALLLLGAAAAARPGLQVIDLLLVSEVRQMASVAHKIRMELLTVNDVYLLSTFRLPPKQGGTLFGLYSKKDNTRWLEVSVVGKINKVLVRYLREDNKVHSVNLQHAHVADGQSHSIIVRLSGLRRDTLSVELYVDCKQMDSSVGLPELSEIPLAEVEAIEVRTGQKAYQRMQGFVESMKLILGGSMSRVGALSECPFQGDESIHSAVTSVLASILGEQTKALVTQLTLFNRVLSELREDIRDQVKEMSLIRNTIMECQVCGECWQGSAPTSGGHKGSPCLTPHLPVLPLGFHEHRSRCNPNPCFSGVDCMETYEYPGYRCGPCPPGLEGNGTHCADIEECAHANPCFPGSKCINTSPGFRCEPCPRGYRGNTVSGVGVDYAKASKQVCTDIDECNDGNNGGCDPNSICTNTLGSFKCGPCKSGFVGNQTSGCIPQKSCSTTTTNPCDINGFCLFERNGEISCAVSGGQGWEGVRGLWQGQHWSCQGPSQPLISFLQCNVGWAGNGNVCGPDTDLDGYPDEPLPCIDNNKHCKQDNCRLTPNSGQEDADNDGIGDQCDDDADGDGVKNVEDNCRLFPNKDQQNSDTDSFGDACDNCPNVPNNDQRDTDSNGEGDACDNDIDGDGIPNMLDNCPKVPNPLQTDRDEDGVGDACDSCPEMSNPTQTDMDSDLVGDICDTNEDSDGDGHQDTKDNCAEIPNSSQLDSDNDGLGDDCDNDDDNDGIPDYVPPGPDNCRLIPNPNQKDSDGNGVGDVCEEDFDNDTVVDQLDVCPESAEVTLTDFRAYQTVILDPEGDAQIDPNWVVLNQGMEIVQTMNSDPGLAVGYTAFNGVDFEGTFHVNTVTDDDYAGFIFSYQDSASFYVVMWKQTEQTYWQATPFRAVAEPGLQLKAVKSSTGPGEHLRNALWHTGHTPDHVRLLWKDPRNVGWRDKTSYRWQLAHRPQVGYIRVRLYEGPRLVADSGVIIDTTMRGGRLGVFCFSQENIIWSNLQYRCNDTIPADFEPFRRFLLEGRE
- the THBS3 gene encoding thrombospondin-3 isoform X4, translating into MGAPGGSALLALLLLGAAAAARPGLQVIDLLLVSEVRQMASVAHKIRMELLTVNDVYLLSTFRLPPKQGGTLFGLYSKKDNTRWLEVSVVGKINKVLVRYLREDNKVHSVNLQHAHVADGQSHSIIVRLSGLRRDTLSVELYVDCKQMDSSVGLPELSEIPLAEVEAIEVRTGQKAYQRMQGFVESMKLILGGSMSRVGALSECPFQGDESIHSAVTSVLASILGEQTKALVTQLTLFNRVLSELREDIRDQVKEMSLIRNTIMECQVCGFHEHRSRCNPNPCFSGVDCMETYEYPGYRCGPCPPGLEGNGTHCADIEECAHANPCFPGSKCINTSPGFRCEPCPRGYRGNTVSGVGVDYAKASKQVCTDIDECNDGNNGGCDPNSICTNTLGSFKCGPCKSGFVGNQTSGCIPQKSCSTTTTNPCDINGFCLFERNGEISCACNVGWAGNGNVCGPDTDLDGYPDEPLPCIDNNKHCKQDNCRLTPNSGQEDADNDGIGDQCDDDADGDGVKNVEDNCRLFPNKDQQNSDTDSFGDACDNCPNVPNNDQRDTDSNGEGDACDNDIDGDGIPNMLDNCPKVPNPLQTDRDEDGVGDACDSCPEMSNPTQTDMDSDLVGDICDTNEDSDGDGHQDTKDNCAEIPNSSQLDSDNDGLGDDCDNDDDNDGIPDYVPPGPDNCRLIPNPNQKDSDGNGVGDVCEEDFDNDTVVDQLDVCPESAEVTLTDFRAYQTVILDPEGDAQIDPNWVVLNQGMEIVQTMNSDPGLAVGYTAFNGVDFEGTFHVNTVTDDDYAGFIFSYQDSASFYVVMWKQTEQTYWQATPFRAVAEPGLQLKAVKSSTGPGEHLRNALWHTGHTPDHVRLLWKDPRNVGWRDKTSYRWQLAHRPQVGYIRVRLYEGPRLVADSGVIIDTTMRGGRLGVFCFSQENIIWSNLQYRCNDTIPADFEPFRRFLLEGRE
- the THBS3 gene encoding thrombospondin-3 isoform X3 — encoded protein: MGAPGGSALLALLLLGAAAAARPGLQVIDLLLVSEVRQMASVAHKIRMELLTVNDVYLLSTFRLPPKQGGTLFGLYSKKDNTRWLEVSVVGKINKVLVRYLREDNKVHSVNLQHAHVADGQSHSIIVRLSGLRRDTLSVELYVDCKQMDSSVGLPELSEIPLAEVEAIEVRTGQKAYQRMQGFVESMKLILGGSMSRVGALSECPFQGDESIHSAVTSVLASILGEQTKALVTQLTLFNRVLSELREDIRDQVKEMSLIRNTIMECQVCGECWQGSAPTSGGHKGSPCLTPHLPVLPLGFHEHRSRCNPNPCFSGVDCMETYEYPGYRCGPCPPGLEGNGTHCADIEECAHANPCFPGSKCINTSPGFRCEPCPRGYRGNTVSGVGVDYAKASKQVCTDIDECNDGNNGGCDPNSICTNTLGSFKCGPCKSGFVGNQTSGCIPQKSCSTTTTNPCDINGFCLFERNGEISCACNVGWAGNGNVCGPDTDLDGYPDEPLPCIDNNKHCKQDNCRLTPNSGQEDADNDGIGDQCDDDADGDGVKNVEDNCRLFPNKDQQNSDTDSFGDACDNCPNVPNNDQRDTDSNGEGDACDNDIDGDGIPNMLDNCPKVPNPLQTDRDEDGVGDACDSCPEMSNPTQTDMDSDLVGDICDTNEDSDGDGHQDTKDNCAEIPNSSQLDSDNDGLGDDCDNDDDNDGIPDYVPPGPDNCRLIPNPNQKDSDGNGVGDVCEEDFDNDTVVDQLDVCPESAEVTLTDFRAYQTVILDPEGDAQIDPNWVVLNQGMEIVQTMNSDPGLAVGYTAFNGVDFEGTFHVNTVTDDDYAGFIFSYQDSASFYVVMWKQTEQTYWQATPFRAVAEPGLQLKAVKSSTGPGEHLRNALWHTGHTPDHVRLLWKDPRNVGWRDKTSYRWQLAHRPQVGYIRVRLYEGPRLVADSGVIIDTTMRGGRLGVFCFSQENIIWSNLQYRCNDTIPADFEPFRRFLLEGRE
- the THBS3 gene encoding thrombospondin-3 isoform X1, which encodes MGAPGGSALLALLLLGAAAAARPGLQVIDLLLVSEVRQMASVAHKIRMELLTVNDVYLLSTFRLPPKQGGTLFGLYSKKDNTRWLEVSVVGKINKVLVRYLREDNKVHSVNLQHAHVADGQSHSIIVRLSGLRRDTLSVELYVDCKQMDSSVGLPELSEIPLAEVEAIEVRTGQKAYQRMQGFVESMKLILGGSMSRVGALSECPFQGDESIHSAVTSVLASILGEQTKALVTQLTLFNRVLSELREDIRDQVKEMSLIRNTIMECQVCGECWQGSAPTSGGHKGSPCLTPHLPVLPLGFHEHRSRCNPNPCFSGVDCMETYEYPGYRCGPCPPGLEGNGTHCADIEECAHANPCFPGSKCINTSPGFRCEPCPRGYRGNTVSGVGVDYAKASKQVCTDIDECNDGNNGGCDPNSICTNTLGSFKCGPCKSGFVGNQTSGCIPQKSCSTTTTNPCDINGFCLFERNGEISCAVSGGQGWEGVRGLWQGQHWSCQGPSQPLISFLQCNVGWAGNGNVCGPDTDLDGYPDEPLPCIDNNKHCKQVGSWRGPRGCGVQGPQQSCAPDLISSPCLQDNCRLTPNSGQEDADNDGIGDQCDDDADGDGVKNVEDNCRLFPNKDQQNSDTDSFGDACDNCPNVPNNDQRDTDSNGEGDACDNDIDGDGIPNMLDNCPKVPNPLQTDRDEDGVGDACDSCPEMSNPTQTDMDSDLVGDICDTNEDSDGDGHQDTKDNCAEIPNSSQLDSDNDGLGDDCDNDDDNDGIPDYVPPGPDNCRLIPNPNQKDSDGNGVGDVCEEDFDNDTVVDQLDVCPESAEVTLTDFRAYQTVILDPEGDAQIDPNWVVLNQGMEIVQTMNSDPGLAVGYTAFNGVDFEGTFHVNTVTDDDYAGFIFSYQDSASFYVVMWKQTEQTYWQATPFRAVAEPGLQLKAVKSSTGPGEHLRNALWHTGHTPDHVRLLWKDPRNVGWRDKTSYRWQLAHRPQVGYIRVRLYEGPRLVADSGVIIDTTMRGGRLGVFCFSQENIIWSNLQYRCNDTIPADFEPFRRFLLEGRE